The Cyanobacteriota bacterium genome segment CGATCGCCTGTTTTGGGTCACCCAGGCAGTAGCAGCTCCTTGGCTGCAAACCTCTGGTCTGGCAACGGATGATCAGGGTTTCATCCAAGTCAACGATCATCTGCAATCCATCTCCCATGCTTGCGTGTTTGCTGCGGGTGACATTGCTACCATGGTCAATCATCCCCGTCCTAAGGCTGGTGTCTTTGCGGTTCGGCAGGGCCAGCCCTTGTTCCACAATCTGCGCCATGCGCTACTGTGTAAACCCCTACGGACTTTTATTCCCCAACGTGATTTTCTAGCCTTGGTGGGTACGGGGGATGGACGGGCGATCGCCCTCCGTAATGACATGGCATCACCACCGTCTGCCCTGCTCTGGCGCTGGAAGGACTGGATCGATCGCCGCTTCATGGCCAAATTCACAGACTTGAAGCCAATGGCTATGGGGAGTTCAGAAGTCAGAGTGCATGGCATGGGACATCAACTCCGCGCTCCTAACTCTGCATTTCCATCGCCAATGTATTGTGCTGGTTGTGGATCTAAGGTGGGAAGTGATAGTTTAGGGCGATCGTTGACCCGGTTGCGGCAAGAATATCCTGATTGGGGCGACTCCCCAGACGTGTTAATTGGGCTAGATGCCCCCGATGATGCCGCTGTGGTACAGGTGCCCTTGGGTAAGGTGTTGGTGCAGACGGTGGATCATTTCCGTGCACTGATCACCGATCCCTTTTTGCTGGGACAGATCACGGTCAACCATTGCCTGAGTGACCTGTTTGCCATGGGGGCCGAGGCCCATAGCGGGCTGGCGATCGTCACCCTTCCCTACGGATCACCCCGACAGCAGGAAGAGACCCTGTTCCAACTGTTGGCAGGAATTCTCAAAGCCTTACGCTACAACAACGCTGCTCTAATCGGCGGCCACACCACTGAGGGCGAAGAACTGGTTGTTGGTCTTGCCTGCAATGGCTTTGCTGAACCGCACCATCTATGGCGCAAGTCTGGCCTGCAACCTGGCCAAACCCTAATTCTCACCAAGGCTGTGGGTACAGGAACCCTATTTGCGGCTAATATGCGCCTGCAAGCCAAGGGATGCTGGATTGAGGCGGCTATTGAGTCGATGCTACTTTCCAACCAAGAAGCTGCTGCCATCCTACGTCGGCATGGAGCTTCCACCGGCACGGATGTCACTGGCTTTGGGCTGCTAGGTCATTTACTAGAGTTAGTCCGTGCTTCCCAGGTTGCTGTCCGTCTTGATGTGGAAGCTGTCCCTGTCCTAGCGGGTGCCCTTACTACTGCCCAGCGGGGCATTCTCAGTTCCTTACATCCCCAAAATCAGCAGGCTGCTCGTACTATCACTGTTCCAGACTACATTGAGCAGCATCCCCATTTTCCCCTGTTGTTTGACCCCCAAACGTCTGGCGGTCTCCTTGCGGCTGTTCCTGCCGATCGCACCACTGCTTGCCTTGCGGATCTACATGCTGCTGGCTATCCTGCGGCAACGGCGATCGGCCAAATCTGTGAGCTAGCAACCATCTCTGATGGTTCCATGGTTCAGGGGTCAACTCTCATCGTTTTTTAAACTTCTCTAGCAAGACCAGCCAAAGAAACGGTGAGTCTTCAACTAAGTAGCGCCGCCACAGCCGCTTAGGCTCGTGAGCAAGCCGATAGACCCACTCCATACCCAGGTTACTTATCCACTTGGGCGATCGTGGCTTTTCTCCGGCCTCAAAGTCAATGGTGGCCCCAATGCCCATAAAAATCCTAACCGTCGTGAACCGATGATGGTATTTGGCAATCCACTTTTCCTGTTTGGGCGAGCCAACTCCCATTGCTAGCACTGTTGCCCCAGACTGGTTGACTATATCGATGATGCGATCGCATTCTGTCTCACTTTTTTCAAACCCAAAGGGTGGAGAATAGGCCCCAATGACAATATCACGTCCGATTCTACGGTTGATTTTTTCCTGTGCTCGCTTAGCAACACCCTCTGCTGCTCCCGCTAAAAAAATGCGAATATCCTCATTGTGACGGTGGTAGTTGCAAAATGCTGGAAAAATGTCAGATCCAGAAAGCTTTTCGCGAATAGGGGTGCCTAAAAAGCGGGACGCGAAGATAATCATCATGCTGTCACAGGTGCTGTAGTCAGCCAGTTTATACGCCTCACGAAACTCAGCATCCTTACGGAGGCGCATGATGTGATCCACGTTGGGTGTAAACACAATGCCGCGATCGAGGGACTGCAAAAATTCTGTCATTGTCAGGTTATCAATTTCAGTACCCAGGATGTTGACTCTCGGACGGCGAATTGATGCCATAGGCAGATTCTCTAAATGATGAAAGCTCTTTGAAATGCAAAGGATTTGGTCAGTAACCAATGCCCGGATTATACCGTGTTCAATGTCTGTCACCTCTTGAACTCGGAAATATCCAAGTTAAGCCTCTCAAAGCCCTACTGCTCTCATGTTCATTGCCGAAAGCTGAAGGTATAGCCTGCGTAGGTGTTACCTTCATATAACACAATCAGCCACACTTGGGGGTCAAACTCCATCGGATACGCCTCGCGATCGAGCATCGTCCCGGTATCCCCCTTGATCTGAGACAGCCGACAGTAGGGAACCCCAACGATCGCCTGTACCGTCTGCTTAGAATTTGGTGATGCCATCGTTAGCAACTGGGAGAGCTGATGGCGAGACAGTACAGCTCCTGAGCGAATGGTCTCTCGGCATGTTTCCTGCCTAGCGCTGGTCAAGCGCCAGCCTGACCCGATCGTAGACAGACCAAACTGGTGCACTAGCAATGCCAAGCCTGCCAACAGAAATGCCCCAGCTAGCCAGAACTCTGGTTGCACCTTAGTCGCTCTATGGCTCATTCGTGAAGTCCTCGATGTGGAAACTAATCTGTGCTACTGAGAGCAAATCATGGAAGGACAAGCCATGCACGATCGCTCCTACTCAGATGATCCCCTATTGTATAGTACATTTGTTTTGAATAAGTCAAAAATTCTTGCGGATCTACATATTGCCTTATCGATTAGAGGGGTTGCCTATGGCTAAAGGTGCTGATCGACAGCAGCAGCGACTGTGTATGGCATGAGATGTTCCCCTGATTATCGAGCAAGATGGTCTAGGGCAACAGTTGAATTGAGATAGTCCAAGTTATATAGTCAAGGGTCAATTTTCCGGTGGCAAGTTACGCAAGGTATCTTCTAACTGGGCAATAGTGGGCAAGCTCCCCTGCAATCCCTCTGGCAGTGCATCTCGCAGTTGATAAGTGGAAACTCCGATCGGCTTGGCTATATCTCGCAATGCATATTCAACGATGGTTCGATCCTTTGTACGGCAGAGGATGATGCCGATCGTCGGTTGGTCTTCTGGTTGCCGCAACAAATCGTCAACGGCAGAAATGTAGAAATTCATCTTGCCAGAAAACTCTGGTTCAAACTCTGCCACCTTTAAGTCCACCACCACATAACAATGCAGCCGGACATGGTAGAAGAGCAAATCCAAACGGTATTCACGATTGCTGACCTGTAGGGGATACTGACTGCCCAGAAAGGCAAACCCTACGCCTAGTTCCAGCAAAAAGTCTCGGATGCGATCTACCAATGCCCGCTCAATATCCCGTTCTTGGGCCTCATTCCCCAAATCTAGAAAATCAAAGGTGTAGGGATCCTTAAGGACTTCTTGCGCCAGTTCCGATTGAGGTGCAGGCAAGGCACGATCGAAGTTAGTAATCGCCCCACCCCGCCGCTCATACAAGTTGCCATCTAGTTGATAGGTAAGGGTTTTACGACTCCATCCATGCTGAATCGTCTGTTGTATGTACCACAAGCGTTCCTCAGTTCCCTTCACCGCTTCTAGGATCCGCACATTGTGCCCCCAGGGAATTAGTGCAACAGTCTGTTGCACAATCTGCTCATCGGGGTAAGCTTCGGCCAGCGATCGCATGTAATGCAGATTACGGGACGAAAACCCCTTGATTGTAGGAAACGCCCGTCGCAGATCAACTGCCAAGCGATTAATAACTTGACTGCCCCACCCCTGCTGCTGTTGTCGTTGCAAAATCTCTCGCCCAATTTGCCAGTAGAGCAGAATCAATTCTCGATTAACTGCTAGTGCTGCTCGCACCTGAGCGCTGTGAATTTTCTGCTTAAGGTCGTTCAACAGGTTTTCATAGTCCTGGAAGGGCAGGTCAGTCATGGTGTGTTGTCGATTCGGCAGAGATCCTTGATATTGGAATGTTGGCCTTTTTCTAGTGAGCTTATCGGGCTATTCAGTCACGTTGAGTGAGCAGTCAATCACCTATTCATAAAGAAAATAAAAAATTTGGTTACAAAAATTCATTAATTTGTCTTACAATTGTGGCTACCGACTCAAACAGTTCGGTAACCATTCATAACTTGTTCATTTGTACTTGTACTTGGACTTATAGATTATGACCACTGCAATTTCCCAGCGCCAAAGCGCTAACCTGTGGGAGCAGTTTTGCAACTGGGTCACCAGCACCAACAACCGCCTGTATGTAGGCTGGTTTGGTGTCATCATGATCCCCACCCTGCTGACTGCCACCATCTGCTACATCATCGCCTTCATTGCTGCACCTCCCGTAGACATCGACGGCATTCGTGAGCCTGTCGCTGGCTCCTTGCTCTATGGCAACAACATCATCTCCGGTGCAGTTGTACCCTCCAGCAACGCCATCGGCCTCCACTTCTACCCCATCTGGGAAGCAGCCAGCCTCGACGAATGGCTCTACAACGGCGGCCCCTACCAGCTCATCATCTTCCACTTCCTCATCGGCGTATTCTGCTACATGGGACGTGAGTGGGAACTGAGCTACCGCCTCGGTATGCGTCCTTGGATCTGCGTTGCCTACAGTGCACCTGTAGCCGCAGCCACTGCCGTATTCCTCATCTACCCCATTGGTCAAGGCAGCTTCTCTGACGGTATGCCCCTAGGTATTTCCGGTACCTTCAACTTCATGCTGGTATTCCAAGCAGAGCACAACATCTTGATGCACCCCTTCCACATGCTGGGTGTAGCAGGTGTATTTGGCGGTTCCTTGTTCAGTGCGATGCACGGTTCCTTGGTAACCTCCTCCTTGGTACGTGAGACCACCGAGAACGAGTCTCAGAACTACGGTTACAAGTTCGGGCAAGAGGAAGAGACCTACAACATCGTTGCTGCCCATGGCTACTTTGGTCGTCTAATCTTCCAGTATGCCAGCTTCAACAACAGCCGCAGCTTGCACTTCTTCTTGGGTGCATGGCCTGTCATCGGCATCTGGTTCACCGCTCTGGGCATCAGCACCATGGCGTTCAACCTGAACGGGTTCAACTTCAACCAGTCCATCATTGACTCTCAGGGTCGTGTGGTAGCTACCTGGGCAGACATTATCAACCGTGCCAACCTGGGTATGGAAGTGATGCACGAGCGCAATGCTCACAACTTCCCCCTAGATTTGGCTGGTGCTGAGGCTGCTCCTGTAGCTCTGAGCGCTCCTCAAATCAATGGCTAATTGAGCTGATTCGGTAGTTTGCGTAGCGCCTCCTACGGGGGCGCTTTTTGCTGTTAAGAATTGAGGAGTTCCATGATGTATTTCCGCTTATGGATGCTAGAAGACTTTGCTATGCCATTTCAGTCTGGGTGGTATGGTATTTGAAGCACAATAGGCGGGATGCTAATACCTTTGTGATGATGGTAAACCGCCTGAGATCTCACGATCGCCGAGGGGTAACTATCTGATTATCTGAGCTATCTAAGTGCAGACCGTGAAGCAGTAATTGCTGAGTTTGTGGCCTATATCCGCATGTTTATTTGGCAATCCGTATATTTGTTTGGAGGTAGTTTGCTGTCTAGGACGATCGCCGCACAGCTAACGCTCCTCTAATAGCAGCTTGCTGAATTGATTTTGGCTTTGGCTTGGGTGCTGGCTGTTTCAGAGCCGATGGTTTCATGGCGAAACCTGTTAACCCACCAATAACTAAAAGATAGGTGGGGTTAAGCATAGCGTTCTGGAGACAGTCGATCGTGTAGAGTAGTAGCCCTACAGCTAGGAAAACAACCGGGGCAATGTCTGGCCTCATCCAGGTGCGAGCTGGATATTTCCAGCAGATAGCCCAAATTGGAACTAGCATAGTTCCTAAAAAGCTCACTAGGCCAACAATGCCATTCATGCCAAAGGCAATGATCCACAAACTGTCTTGAACGGCTCGTTTACCATCCTCTGGACGAATCGTTGTTGAGCGATCCCATCCACCCCAGCCAAATAGGATTTGTTTGCGGGCATGGTCAACTAATACCTCTTCATTATTAAAGCGATACGCTAGGGATTGAATGCGATCGGGTGGAAAAATATTAGACAGATAGTCGATCAACTGGTCTGTGAAGTAACTTTCTGTCATCGTGTTGGTGTAGAGATAAACGCAAATAGCAATAATGATGACAAATACCAACAAACCTGTTTTGAGAAACCTACCCGTGCCCATGATGATCAAACCTAGGAGTAATGACACGTAGGCTCCAGTTGATTTCAACAGCACGAAGGTGAGGCTAAGTGCCATCACCAACCACTTGGTTTCAATGTAGAAGAGTTTTTTACCTAGGGTTTTTGACTGCAATAGCCAGATTCCTGCTAAGGTGGCAATCATCATCCAAGCCCCCACAGCTAAACCGTGGGACATAAACACAGTGGGTCGAAAACCTCCGTAGCGGATGGCCTGACTAAAATCTCCAGATGCATGGGCACCGTAAACAATTCTGTGGAGTTGAGGGCTAAGGCGCACTTCAAACAGACAGAATGGAATGTACACCACACCGCCAATAAAAATGCCTACGGCTATATCCTTGAGTCCCTGTAGGTTACTGAGGTAAAGACGGCCTAGCAGGTAAGGTACTCCCCAGGAAATAGTTTGAGCGATGACTGCGGATACGCCATCATATGCTCCCAGTCCATTGACGATCGAGGTCACAAATGGGCAGAACCACCACACAAGTATTGGAATATCTAACAGTCCAGGCTTGAAGGTGCTAAACCGTCCTGGATCAAAGAGCATGATGGCGACTAACGCTGCGTAAATGGTAGCGGATGCCTTGCTGTAGTCTGGTAGGCCAGGTAGAGAGCGAGCGATTTCTGGGAGAAACAACCAGGCAGCAATGATGCCAATAACTAACGCTCGCCTAGGTGGATATTGCTGAAATAGGAAAATGAAGAATGGTAACCATGCCACTATCACTAAGACTGCGATCGCATTAGGGCTACCAAATGGGTTAGTTGGAATAACAAAGCCACCCATGAACAGTTCTGATGAAAATAGCAGATCGACTGAAGGCTGGCCACGAATGGGTGCATGAACAACCTCACAGCAACCCTAACGCTTATCAATCTGAATTGTCCATAGTTTTTATCAGGTTTCACTTAATCAGGTTTCAATTGACAGCAGTTCGTGTTACAACAATGACCGCACTGAGTGAAGAGGTTGTCAGTTGTGAGCGATCAGTCGAATACCTTCAAGCAGTTATCGATGGTGGTATCGGGTTTTAGTCGTGGAGTTGTGTTTGCTGACATTATTCAGGATTGGTTTACCTTTTTGGGTGGCAAGCCCGGTGAGGTGGTTGTTGTCGATAGTGGCAGTGACCTCGCGACCCAAGCAATTTATTGGCAATTGTTCCAAAACAAGGTGATTGACAAGCTGCACATTGTTCGTGGCCAACATGATTCGGGCGATCGCAACCAAGCAGATCGCCAAGACTATATGGCAGTTGCAATTTCTAACAAACCCTATGTGCTGTTGTTTGGGCTAGACACTATTCCCCAGCGCCAAGGCTATGACTACTGGTTCGATGAGGCTATTAACAATCTTGATCGTGACGGCGTATTCGCAGTGAGTGCTGCTGAAAAAAACCTCACCAAGCATAGTGATGCCTGGGATCACTGGTACTACAGTACAGACAGTAACCCTGCGTTTATGGTGCTGAAGCGCAGCATGTTTATGGCAGCGCACCATGAGTTTGCTAGTAATTTCATCCTTTCTGGCTTCAAAGGAGATAACCCAGCCACAGCGATCAATCCAGAGCGATCATTCAGAGACGTGGCTTTCGCCCAATACTGTAAGACTCACAACCTGCTGACACTGTGCAGGGCAACAACTCCAGACTGGCAGCCATTTTTGGCGCGACCTGCTGACGATCGCCTACAGCAGATAGGCAATACAAGGGCTAGCTAAAATGTTTGTAATGAGGACTTAAGTCCTCACGATGAGCCTTTACAGAAACTAGGTAACTACTCATCCTATGGCCATACGGTCACCTATTGCCGTTTACTGGATCACGGGCAGTACGTACCCATTTGGTTTGACGGCGCACCAGAAATTTAGCGTAGAGGGGAATTTTCCAAAGGATGTAGCCGGGAATGCTCAAGAGCAGACCGGGCGGAAGCAAGCTGCGCCCAAATATTGCCCAAGCTCCCAAAATGGCAAGACTGAGGCATAAACCTTGGATAATCATAATGACAAAGGGAAGCCAAATTCCTAATGGCGTGACTAGGGCAGTCAATAGAGTTAGACCTAACCAGAGTAAAACCAGCAATGACAGGGGCGGGACGGCTAAGTCTAGTGCCATTGCTAGCAATGCAAAGCGCTTTTGCCGTAGGGCAGCGGTGAGTAGGCGGGGAACTTGAGTTAGCTGGGTCTGTAGATGGCCGTGTTCCCAGCGGGTGCGCTGACTTTTAGCCGCTTGTTCTTGTTGAGGTAAGCGTCCGAAGACTGTGACAGAACGACAAAGACGGGGAGGATAGCCTGCGATCGCCAAGTCAACCCCCAGCTGCATATCTTCCACAATGTTGCCACTTGCCAGGGAAATCGTTTGCACAATGTTCCAAGGAAACGCCATACCAGTGCCTGTTAGCAAGCAAGGCATTCCCAATCGAGATAACCCCAGAGGGCGTACCAGATTTTTGACTAAAAATGCCAGGGACGATACTGCATCTTTAGCGGTAGGGTGAGCTGGTTTTTCCATTAAGTAAATAGCCTGCACTGGACGCTGGGTTATGTAAGCTTGGTGAGCTAGTTGATCAACGGCTGGTGAGGGCATGTCACAGTCAGCGTCTACCAGAACTAGCACATCTGGCGGGTCAGCGGCCAAATGTTGAATACCATAATCTAGGGCGTAGCCTTTGCCGCGATGCTCCAGATCCGTTCGTTCTAAGACGATGGCACCCCGATCGCGGGCGATGTCTGCCGTATTATCGCTACAGTTGTCGGCAACCACAACGAGACGATCGGGGGCAGTCACTTGTGGTAACAGCGTATCTAACGTGGCTGCAATGCCAAGGGCTTCGTCATGGGCGGGCATGAGGATGGCAACGCGAGGACGTGTTTCTGGGCGATCGCCCATTGAGTTATCCTTGGGTGGCCGGGGAAGCGTCTGGCTATGGTGAGAAAACACCGCAACCATACACTCAGTGAACAGCACCAGCACTGGAACCGAAAGCAGGAGTGCTAGTGTTAACAAAACGACATGAACAAGTGCCACAAGCTATTCACCAATCCATTCACCAATGTCATCACCCTGAAGTGTAGCGCTTTCATTCACTGCTTTAGCTATCAATAGACAGGGTGCTGGAATCTTGGGTGACGCGACCGAGTTCAGGCAGCTTCCAGCTAATTTCTCGATCGCCAATCTGGATTGTCTCTGGAATTTCCAAACTCTTTGCCTTTTGGGGATGGTTGGCAATAATACCCAAGATAGGTAAATGATATTTCTCTAACTGTTTAATTACCTTGTTGACTGCCGAGCGTTTGGTTTCTCGCACAGCAACTACCATCAAGATGCCATCTGTGTAAGTTGCCAAGAAGTTAGCATCCAGAGGGCCTAGTAGGTCAGGAGTATCATAAATAACAAGATCAAACTGTTCTTCTAGGCGTTTTCTGAGGGTTTGCATTTGAGCCGAAGCCAGCAGCTTGGCAGAACCAGGAATAGCCCGACCAGAGGGCATGACATAGAGGTTTTCTGCCACAGGCGACTGTTGAATCAGGTAACTGGGTTCGACCTGATCCACTAGAAAATCACTCAGCCCTTTGGCGTTGGAAATATTCAGGCGATCGTGAATATCGGGCAGGCGCATGTTAGCATCCACCAGCAGAACCCGTTGACCCATGCTAGCTGCTGCCTGGGCTAAATGTAGCGCTACAGTTGACTTGCCATCTCCAGAAGATGCAGAACAAATAGCTACCGATCGGGGTGGATTAAAAAACAACAGCTTTAGGTTGCCATAGAGTGTATCAAAAGCATTAAGAAAACTGGCTGTATTTGAAGCAGCTTCTAGATCGTCATCTACCTTAGACAGATCTACAGGATCTGAGGAACTAAGTAGGTGTTGATAAAAAGGAATTGACCCCAAGAGTGGGAACGGCAATCCATCTTCCACATCTTCTACGCTGTAGAAAATATCGCGGTACATCTCCCAAAGTATGGCCGCACCTACCCCTAACATCAAACCAGCTATCACCCCTAATAGCTGCTTTTTACGGTCAGGAGACTCTGCCACCGGATTACCGTTGACATCTCTGGGGATACCTGGCTTGGAAATTAGTTCCCACGGTACTTGACTTTGGGCTGCCTCTACCCGCAGGGTTTCTCGTTGCACTAACAGTTGATCTAGGGTGCGCGTAGCAATCTCTAACTGCCGTTGAATTTCAGTATAGCGGCCTGCAATCTCTGGGAATTCCCGCAGACGTGCTTCTAGTTCCCGCTTGGTTTTGGCAATGTCTTGACTGCGTGCCTCTAGGAGTTGAATCTGTGTAGTAGCGGCAACAAGTTGCTGAATCAATCCCAGCCGCACACTGTCCTGATAGGCAGTGACTTGGGGATTACTTAACACTCCAGTTAAGCTCTCTCCTGCGATCGCACGAGCCTCGTTTTGCAAGAGAGCTAACAGAGTCTGCTTTTGCTCTTGCAATGCTTGAATATTAGGGCTATCTGGCTGAAATCGAGTAGAATCAACAGCAATTTGAGTGTCAACAGCAGCTATTTTGGTGATAATTCCCTGATAGGTGGGATTTTGACTAATGGCAGCCGCAACGACTGCTTCCTGAGGCGAGAATCGTAACTGACTAGTCAGAGAATTGAATAATGTTTGTTGCTCAATGAGCTGTCGTTGAGTATCTTGCTGTTGGACAGTAGTTTCGTTCAGCCGAGAAAGCAAGTTTCCGCCTTGGGCAGCCGGGTCAATCATCTGATACTGCTGTTGGAGTTGCCGCAACTGTTGCTGAAGCCCTGATACCCGTGCTTGTAAGCTTGGAAGTTGGTCTTCAATAAACTTAACCCCTTCACCCAGCCTACTTTTGCGCTCTTCCAGACTGTACTTTAGGTACTTGCTGGAGACGACCTCTAGTACATGTTGTACTAGGTCAGGGCTGTAGCCCTGATAGGTAACTTGTAAAATTTTTGTCTGCCCGTTTTCATCAACTCGCTTAACTTCCAAACCCTCTCTCAGGCTACTAGAGTTAAAGTCAGGAAACTTAGTCTTGACCTGTTCGCTAATTTCTGAAAGGATTTTGGGACTTTTGAGAATCTCTAACTGGGTTGCGTAGTCTAGCTCGGCGTTGGTTTGTGGGCCACCCCTAGCCACTACGGTGGGGTCTGTCAGCTTGGCCTCGGTCGAGACAGGCTCAACTAGAACTCGAAAGCCACCCGCGTAAATAGGGGGGCCTGGGTCACCTATGATAAACCCTAGTACGCCGACGGCAAAGGTGACAGAGGCAATGATGATTGAGCGCCGCTTGATAGTACGCAGGTATGGAC includes the following:
- a CDS encoding polysaccharide biosynthesis tyrosine autokinase — translated: MELHNGVEAIGTSYQPRQVVPEPASDGEFDDSATPKKGLNFRPYLRTIKRRSIIIASVTFAVGVLGFIIGDPGPPIYAGGFRVLVEPVSTEAKLTDPTVVARGGPQTNAELDYATQLEILKSPKILSEISEQVKTKFPDFNSSSLREGLEVKRVDENGQTKILQVTYQGYSPDLVQHVLEVVSSKYLKYSLEERKSRLGEGVKFIEDQLPSLQARVSGLQQQLRQLQQQYQMIDPAAQGGNLLSRLNETTVQQQDTQRQLIEQQTLFNSLTSQLRFSPQEAVVAAAISQNPTYQGIITKIAAVDTQIAVDSTRFQPDSPNIQALQEQKQTLLALLQNEARAIAGESLTGVLSNPQVTAYQDSVRLGLIQQLVAATTQIQLLEARSQDIAKTKRELEARLREFPEIAGRYTEIQRQLEIATRTLDQLLVQRETLRVEAAQSQVPWELISKPGIPRDVNGNPVAESPDRKKQLLGVIAGLMLGVGAAILWEMYRDIFYSVEDVEDGLPFPLLGSIPFYQHLLSSSDPVDLSKVDDDLEAASNTASFLNAFDTLYGNLKLLFFNPPRSVAICSASSGDGKSTVALHLAQAAASMGQRVLLVDANMRLPDIHDRLNISNAKGLSDFLVDQVEPSYLIQQSPVAENLYVMPSGRAIPGSAKLLASAQMQTLRKRLEEQFDLVIYDTPDLLGPLDANFLATYTDGILMVVAVRETKRSAVNKVIKQLEKYHLPILGIIANHPQKAKSLEIPETIQIGDREISWKLPELGRVTQDSSTLSIDS
- a CDS encoding glycosyltransferase family 2 protein, coding for MALVHVVLLTLALLLSVPVLVLFTECMVAVFSHHSQTLPRPPKDNSMGDRPETRPRVAILMPAHDEALGIAATLDTLLPQVTAPDRLVVVADNCSDNTADIARDRGAIVLERTDLEHRGKGYALDYGIQHLAADPPDVLVLVDADCDMPSPAVDQLAHQAYITQRPVQAIYLMEKPAHPTAKDAVSSLAFLVKNLVRPLGLSRLGMPCLLTGTGMAFPWNIVQTISLASGNIVEDMQLGVDLAIAGYPPRLCRSVTVFGRLPQQEQAAKSQRTRWEHGHLQTQLTQVPRLLTAALRQKRFALLAMALDLAVPPLSLLVLLWLGLTLLTALVTPLGIWLPFVIMIIQGLCLSLAILGAWAIFGRSLLPPGLLLSIPGYILWKIPLYAKFLVRRQTKWVRTARDPVNGNR
- a CDS encoding WecB/TagA/CpsF family glycosyltransferase; protein product: MASIRRPRVNILGTEIDNLTMTEFLQSLDRGIVFTPNVDHIMRLRKDAEFREAYKLADYSTCDSMMIIFASRFLGTPIREKLSGSDIFPAFCNYHRHNEDIRIFLAGAAEGVAKRAQEKINRRIGRDIVIGAYSPPFGFEKSETECDRIIDIVNQSGATVLAMGVGSPKQEKWIAKYHHRFTTVRIFMGIGATIDFEAGEKPRSPKWISNLGMEWVYRLAHEPKRLWRRYLVEDSPFLWLVLLEKFKKR
- a CDS encoding PDDEXK nuclease domain-containing protein, giving the protein MTDLPFQDYENLLNDLKQKIHSAQVRAALAVNRELILLYWQIGREILQRQQQQGWGSQVINRLAVDLRRAFPTIKGFSSRNLHYMRSLAEAYPDEQIVQQTVALIPWGHNVRILEAVKGTEERLWYIQQTIQHGWSRKTLTYQLDGNLYERRGGAITNFDRALPAPQSELAQEVLKDPYTFDFLDLGNEAQERDIERALVDRIRDFLLELGVGFAFLGSQYPLQVSNREYRLDLLFYHVRLHCYVVVDLKVAEFEPEFSGKMNFYISAVDDLLRQPEDQPTIGIILCRTKDRTIVEYALRDIAKPIGVSTYQLRDALPEGLQGSLPTIAQLEDTLRNLPPEN
- the psbA gene encoding photosystem II q(b) protein, with the translated sequence MTTAISQRQSANLWEQFCNWVTSTNNRLYVGWFGVIMIPTLLTATICYIIAFIAAPPVDIDGIREPVAGSLLYGNNIISGAVVPSSNAIGLHFYPIWEAASLDEWLYNGGPYQLIIFHFLIGVFCYMGREWELSYRLGMRPWICVAYSAPVAAATAVFLIYPIGQGSFSDGMPLGISGTFNFMLVFQAEHNILMHPFHMLGVAGVFGGSLFSAMHGSLVTSSLVRETTENESQNYGYKFGQEEETYNIVAAHGYFGRLIFQYASFNNSRSLHFFLGAWPVIGIWFTALGISTMAFNLNGFNFNQSIIDSQGRVVATWADIINRANLGMEVMHERNAHNFPLDLAGAEAAPVALSAPQING
- the selD gene encoding selenide, water dikinase SelD, encoding MADLVLVGGGHSHAIVLKLWSMNPLPGVQLTLISDGVQTPYSGMLPGYIAGYYSAEECHIDLQTLATAAGARLICDRAIGLDLANQQVICAHRPAISFDVVSIDIGSTPNTLTVPGAKDYAIPVKPIAQFLHHWQALLANLSDEAGLTLGIVGGGVGGVELALAMQARLGKLYQQAGRSSDALTIHLFQRGDHLVPDRHPRIGRRLYQVLVERCIHVHLHATVTALTSPSSHAPIHVVCESGLTVACDRLFWVTQAVAAPWLQTSGLATDDQGFIQVNDHLQSISHACVFAAGDIATMVNHPRPKAGVFAVRQGQPLFHNLRHALLCKPLRTFIPQRDFLALVGTGDGRAIALRNDMASPPSALLWRWKDWIDRRFMAKFTDLKPMAMGSSEVRVHGMGHQLRAPNSAFPSPMYCAGCGSKVGSDSLGRSLTRLRQEYPDWGDSPDVLIGLDAPDDAAVVQVPLGKVLVQTVDHFRALITDPFLLGQITVNHCLSDLFAMGAEAHSGLAIVTLPYGSPRQQEETLFQLLAGILKALRYNNAALIGGHTTEGEELVVGLACNGFAEPHHLWRKSGLQPGQTLILTKAVGTGTLFAANMRLQAKGCWIEAAIESMLLSNQEAAAILRRHGASTGTDVTGFGLLGHLLELVRASQVAVRLDVEAVPVLAGALTTAQRGILSSLHPQNQQAARTITVPDYIEQHPHFPLLFDPQTSGGLLAAVPADRTTACLADLHAAGYPAATAIGQICELATISDGSMVQGSTLIVF
- a CDS encoding O-antigen ligase domain-containing protein; the encoded protein is MGGFVIPTNPFGSPNAIAVLVIVAWLPFFIFLFQQYPPRRALVIGIIAAWLFLPEIARSLPGLPDYSKASATIYAALVAIMLFDPGRFSTFKPGLLDIPILVWWFCPFVTSIVNGLGAYDGVSAVIAQTISWGVPYLLGRLYLSNLQGLKDIAVGIFIGGVVYIPFCLFEVRLSPQLHRIVYGAHASGDFSQAIRYGGFRPTVFMSHGLAVGAWMMIATLAGIWLLQSKTLGKKLFYIETKWLVMALSLTFVLLKSTGAYVSLLLGLIIMGTGRFLKTGLLVFVIIIAICVYLYTNTMTESYFTDQLIDYLSNIFPPDRIQSLAYRFNNEEVLVDHARKQILFGWGGWDRSTTIRPEDGKRAVQDSLWIIAFGMNGIVGLVSFLGTMLVPIWAICWKYPARTWMRPDIAPVVFLAVGLLLYTIDCLQNAMLNPTYLLVIGGLTGFAMKPSALKQPAPKPKPKSIQQAAIRGALAVRRSS